From the genome of Solanum lycopersicum chromosome 12, SLM_r2.1:
ATGATGATAGTGCTGCTACGGATCAAAGTTCAGGTGTGCTTCCAATCTTTAAAACCTTAATTTTCTTTCATGAGATCCTGACTCCtgtttatgttgtttttatCCCATTACTTTGATATGAGATGGAGTGCATCAccttttatttgtttgaaaattcaaaagagCTCCAACAAAGAAGTATTGAAGCTTGATGTTGCTTTTTGTGGGATTGCTTTTCTCTCTTGCAACTTtgcttttttagtttttattgattttttctgTAGCTCCTATGTGTTTGTAATATTCTGTTTAACAGTGGCTAGACATGTTTATCATGTGTCCAAATTATCATGCAACTTGCAGTGAGCTATAATCTGGAGGATGGGAATTCACTGGTAGGAACAATTGATGCGAAGTTTGATTACGGTTATGTAATCTCTGTGAACCTGGGCTCGGAGAATTTAAATGGTGTACTGTATCATATACCTGCATTACCAAATCAATTCCAAAAGGTGAATACTTTGGCTACACCTTCCCAAAGGATTAGGAAAAGACAGTTGGCTTTGAAGGACCCCTCTCGACCCAAGCCAAATCGAAGtggttataattttttctttgctGAGCATTATGCAACGTTGAAGCCTTCATATCAGGGGCAAGAGAGAGCTATCAGCAAAAGGATTGGAATTCTTTGGAGTCGACTCACAGAGGCCGAAAAACAGGTTGGATATAATCTTGACAGATTAAAAATTCACTTTTATGTTAATTCTTGATATTTGTGCAGAAACTGCATCTGCTATCTGGAATGGTTTTGGTACTTGATGATAATGaataaggatttttttttgaagaggaGATTGTTTACATGTTACTATTGTCATCATACAGTAACTTTATAAATAACTTAGTTCTTTAATTGTTTGTTATCTCGTGTGACTTCTAAGCAGAATCACAGTTCGGTTGTATTTTGATAGCATAGTTGCAAAGTTATGGTGTGTTTAACCACCTTTGTCACCGAGTCATTCCGGTTGTATTTTATGGTTCCAAatgtaaaaagtaaaaagttgCCTCTTTTAGTAAAAAGACATTTAAGGGGAGAGGGTGGTGGGAATGGGATGTTGTGTGGGGCTTCATTAGTTGTGCCTGTGTTGTTCAATATAGTTGCCACATACTAGATTGATATTGTGAAAAATGTTATTTCCTCTATTTCACTCTGTGTCTTATTGTCCTTTAGCCTTCTAGtttgtttagaaaaaaatatcactttctttatttattaactCTTTAATTCTAACATCTTAAGTTACATGTTTAAGACTATAAGTTTCAATAGATCTAATTTAAGACcaaaagattcaaaagtctCCCTTagtttcttaaactccgtgctCAAACAAACTAAGAcacataatatgaaataaagggAATAGTAAAATTTTGGATCTTTGTTTGCATATGGGTGTTCCAAGGCAATGTAGCTACCGCCTACCGGTAGTTCAGTCTATCAACTACCAATAGTATGCATCCTTGTAGAAGAGCATAAGAAGGTTGTCTATGAAACCGTTAAATATTTAACTCCAAGCTTAGTCTAGTGTTATTAAAGGCTGAAGTAAGCCAGGATAAAGCACAGTTCCGGACTTTAATCTAATAATAAAGTTGTCATTCCTGGATATCCTCAGTAAGACCGAGACGATTTTTGGAGTTACTAAAATGTCCAtggtaaatatattttgatgctGTGGAGGAAAATCGAGATCAATTCTCAGCTCATACTCATATTCGTTCTGGGTTACTTTTGATGCAGGTTTATCAGGAAAAAGGTGCGAGAGATAAGGAGAGGTACAGGGCTGAGATGCTGGAATACCAGACATCCAATGTACAACCATCATAAACTGATATTGTAGGACATCTTTGTTTCCACATCTTTCGTTTTTGTTTGGAAatcatcaatattatcataGACAGGATTTAACTTTGATGAATTTGTGAAACTGTTGGGCTCGCGCGCCCTTTTATTTTCTGGGAGTTAGAAAGATGCTTTGGAACAAGATTGGTATCAATGATGTTCCATCTCAGTTTCCTTATGTCAATATAATGTGTTTAAATTAGATATTCTGCTCATTTAGGCAATATGTTTCTATATTTTTGGATTATTTTTCATGGTAGTTTTGCATTACACGTTCTGTCGAAAGCAACCTCTTTATCCGACTAAGGTAGGGGGTAGGTTGGTGTATAACTCTACTCTCTCCAGATCTCACTGGAATGTATTGGTTATGCTGTTTGTTGGACTTCTGAGTTGCACTCTTGTAGGTCATCACTAGAGTTGCTTTCAGCCTATTTGAAATACAATAGATTGCTGCTATtccttttgttttaatttatgtaaaggGCCTCGGAGTTTACAATCACTCTTTTAATTAGTCATATTTATATCTTGGTgatctttcaattttcaatttcaaatttgactTGGGGGATGTGTTGAAGTTGTGTAGATGACTTAGAACACAGAAGAGCTATATGTGGAGCAATAATAAAGAACAATATCTATAGTTTTTGCTCAATTTAGGTAATAGAGGAATGAAGGAAAACTACCTGGTAGTACGACTACTATAATCTCAGTTAGATAACATTTCTAAAGTCCAACCTTAGTAGATAAGAAAATCAACTATGTCCCTCGGAAGAACTCAAGAACATGTGTAATCTGCATCTTCTCGAATCTCGATGCCATTAATGTAATCATTACTtcatccaaaataaataaaataaataaatcaagaacACATATGGGTTGATGGTGATATGAATACAATAGCTTTGAAGCAGTGTTGAACCATCTTTGTGGGGATTTGTCCAAGGATGCTTGTTATTACCTGATATAATTGAGGTTTAGTTTTAAGCTTTACTCTTGGTGCCACATGGAgtagtttcaaaataaaaatattgaattaactCTTAATTTTGAGATCGTAttgtataagaaaaaaattatttatgaataaatttttatatgacgTTTGGCAGGTAGATGAGAAATAAATTACTTACGtataatattaatgatgttTGATTGACAATTAGAACACCTCATAGACTCACCCTCATAGGTGTGACGCGCTCACACCCATGAAAGcgactctacttagtgcaattTTTAGACACCCAAGGACTCTTGAACCCGatgctctgatacaaaattTTTCACGCCTCGAGGCTACTCTTTGACACAACACGAGGCTTAGTGTCACAACTGACCCAAGCTAACCCATTGCATGACATGTCGATACAAGTTCAATTGAACTGCATAGTTCAATTAGCGTTTCACGAGTTGTCTAATCATGGCTCGTCTGGTCGGTTGTGATATTGCCTTGCCTGATGGTGCTTTCCCAAAACAAGCATAACTCCTTACTCCGGGCTCAAAATTATGCAAACTTGGAGATGTTGGAAAGAGGACTCAAAGacctttaatttgataggtcatGGACAATCTAATTCAGTTTTAGTAAAAGATATTATCGTTTGAAGTTtacctaaaaaacaaaaacctgaTAAGTCCCTCTCACGGATGACTTCACGGTTTGTGTGAAGCTTCAGACTGTCTAGGCATCCGTGGTCCTTCAGAGTGACCTTGAGGGTGAAAACTCATTGTTTAGGTGATTTGTACGGATCCCTAGACGGTCGTCCAGGTCACCACGGGCCGTCTAAGGCACTGTCTAGGTGACTCCTGCATAGGGGCAGTCCTAAATGGGCTCACGATGCACATGATGGGCCATGGACCTCTAGACGGTCCGTCTAGGATGCCGTGAAAGGTCCATGGTCCATTTTGGATTCATGGACTTGCCTGTTTATCCTTTCTAGCCCTTTCTCAAAATCTGAGGTGTTACACAATTCTTCATCTTTGAATACCATTTTATAACTCTTTGCCAACCTTAATTATATCAAAGAAGTTGTGTGCACAAGTTCCAAGAGGCAAGAAACTTATCATAATATAAACGTTCTTAAATTTGGATGAAGGTTGAGATCATTTACTCTTCAGGAAATGAAAGATGTATTTTTGAAGCATCTAACCTCCATCGTATGgcattttcttgaaaagattcacGGTGacattttccttattttgagTGAATTGGCTATATGCAGATCATCTCTATTATTGAACTCATATCGATTTCCTTCTTTTGAGCAAATTGACATTTTCCAGTTCTCTCACGCCCAGACATGGAGTCATTGCAACATCTTAGACTATCCGAATAGCAAGCAAAACAAGTAGTCCTCGTGTTGAGTCACTCATGGctacttatatttttatttagcatttatttgtttacttttctTTACATGTTAAACTTGTTTATGTGATTTGAATGTGctcttgttcttgaattcacAATAGCTAAGCAATGACCTACACTCCATTACTAAAAGGAATGAAGTTCTCTAAATAAAGTTAGCTAAGCAATGACGTATAATCCATTACTAGAAGGAATGAAGTTCTCTACATAAAATTAGCTAAGCAATTACCTATACTCCATTACTAAAGGGAATGAAGTTCTCTACATGAAATTAGCTATTGTGAACTCAAGAAGAGGAATACATTCAAATCACACAAGCAAGTTTAAcatgtaaagaaaaataagtaagCTAATAAATGCTAAAAAGAATATAAGTGGCCATGAGTGACTCAAAACAACGACCACTTCTTTTGCTTGCTATTCGTATAGTCTAAGATGTCGTAATGACTTTCTGTGCATGTGTGCGGATAATATTGAGTCTATGAGACTCAATTTTCAGCGAGAGTCTCGAATAAAGATTCTATTTTGCTCACATCCACATGTCAAGGAACAAGCTGTCATGACCTATACTTCATGACACTCTATTCATGTCTAATGATATTATATTTAGTTTCCTATAACTATGCAACGAAGGTGCTCTCGTGTCAATTAACAAGCTCTCCTCTTAACAAGCATGCACTAATCTTCATTATATTCAACTATGCAATACACTCAAACATATGGTTTTGTATTGAAAGAAACTTATGAACCTAGTCCATCCGTATACACACACCTTTAAAACCTAGACATTTACGAGGGAAAACTCATTGCCAATGATCTACAGTCACTTCCCACATGAGAAAACTcaatcatcttttatacttcaCATCAAATGTCAAATCCCATCATTACTCATCCATTCCTAATAATCCTATATATCCATCTCTCACAAACCAACCTAAAATCCCCTAAAACCTAGAATTTCTCATCACCATGACTATAACACGCAACCTAGTTGCCTGCTCTGATGACGTTGAGGACTCCTTCTCACCCGAAAAGGCATCCATGCCCGATTCACCTGAGGATTCGCCCCGGGGGGAGTTATTACCTCTACCACACCCATACACAAGTCTCATCCATGTCGGTTGCCATCTCGAACCCCACCATCCTTTTTTTCCCACCATTTAGCTCTAGAGTTCCTATTACCCCCTCGTTGTCTCCACTTTCTTTATTAAACCCTAATTTTCTCTTCCCGACCTCAACTCCCCTCTGACCACTATCTCAACCACCATCAAACGATATCCATCTCCCTACAACCACTCTCATTCCAATAGCCCCACTACCCACCGCCTTATAGAACTAGAATTCCGATGACGTTCCCCAACTCTAACTCCACCAAACTAGCATTAGAAAACCACATAAGCATATTTCTATGAAGCAGACCACCCTCTGAGTACCTTTCACATGAACTGCCATTCAAACCCAGCTCAGTACAACTAAGGCTGCATATCGGtcatttcggttcggttttgaACATTATCGATTTTGCTTATCAGTTATTCGTTTGTAGACTAGCTAAACTGTTAAAGAACCATTAAGTTATCGGTTAATAGGTTATCGAATCTTATCGGTTTGATATTGCGTTAACCGTTAACAtatcatacaattttttaaaataaaaaatcacatgaaaaattgaagatgtaattatttattacagAATTGCAGATTGCAATTTGCAGGTAGATTACTGAAAACACGAGAGGCAAAACATTTTCTAAGAACTAAAAAgcatataaaaaagatatattcTATTAATCATGTAATTGAGAAGGTACAACAACTCCCTCTTCTCGTGAATCCACAAAGTGAGGCTTCCAAATgtgtaaaattttgaaattctagaagaagatgaaaagaaacaaatatgGCAGCAAAATCCAAAGATATGACAAATCAAACAAAACGAAATGCAAAAAGGTAAGTAAAAATAGTCCCTTTCACCTTTGTCTTTCTTCTCATTCAACACAATAACAAGTCAGGCGCCAGCAACACCTGTAAGGCCTTACTGTCATCCAACTCTCATCGGGGTCTCGTGTAGCCCAAAATTCCATCTTCCCAACCCGACCCCTGAACCAATTAcccaataaaataaataaattgaaccATTTATCCAATAACCTGAACCGTTAGCccaataaatcaaaaatcattTTGGGTTAATGGTTTAACCTGAATTTTGCACAAGCCTAAGTACAACTGTCAAATTGAGTAGGAAATATTTTCATGCTGGTAAGTCTCCGATTCACTCCCCTCGATCTCTTGTGCTTCTTGATTCTAAACCTGAATATGTTCCATTTGATTCCTCTCCCCCTCcacaaatacaaaaacccagTAAGAATATGACCAAGTTCTTAGAAATTTTGGGTCTAAAGTGGTTTTGAAGGGAAGAACATTTCATCCTGAGGTTAAGTACTTGGATTTGGTCAAAAATGTTCTTAACTTGTTACTTTAAGGAAGTTAGTGGTTTATGAGAATGCAGTTGTTGAATTTTATATGAATCTCAATGTCTTGGAAGGAAACATTGCCTTTTCTTCTGTCAATGGGtttgaatttgtttttgataATGTTCATCTTAGTAAATAACTTCATATCCCCACTATTGGGTTAGCTAAATATGTCTAGACTAAGGATGATAACTATATGCTTACGTCTATATACTCCCAAGGGTGGATCACTGCACGACCTAGGAAGGCTCTTAAGGGGGACATGGAACTCTTTCACAAATTGATGTATAAATTAGTGAACAAGGGTGTTTTTCCTAGGAGGAAAGACGCCATAAGGCATCCTTCAAAGATATGGGCAGAGCAATTCCTTGGAAAACAAATTCCTATTGGTTTACCCTCTCTTATAATAAAACACATGACACAACTGGTTGATCATAAACATGGTCCCCATCAGTTGGCTTTTGGAAACCTTCTTATCATTGTGTTTAAGGCTTTTGAAGTttctttttttggggggggggggggagggaggGTTATGAACAAAAAAGATATGATCATCAGGTCTACTCTTTTTGACTGTAAATTCTTGATAATAACTACCAGGTTTCTTCTACTACTCCCAGGTCTACTGTTCTTGTTGCCATCCTTCTCAATGATCGTCATGTTTCTAGGAACATAATGTTTCCCTTGTTGCTGAAATTGAGACTTTTTGCACTAACCTAACTGGGTCTCAGTAGGAAGTAACTAGATTGAAGGAGTTGATGCAGCAACGACATACAACAATGCTCGAGTGGATCGTGTGTTGCAGCTCCTGACTTTATACTACATCCTTCCTCCTTTCTGGTTTGAAACCCTTATACCGGAATGTcatttttgcttattttgagacaatattgtttcttcttttgttttgtatttttggaTGTTGTGGTGGAGCTCCTACTAAGCTTAAAACATCATATATCAGGTTTTGATTATATCTTTATCTCTGCATGATTGTAATCTTTGCATCTTGTTTGGATGACTAATATCCTTAGATCTTGATCATTTCTCTATTTGTCATGGCTTAGTGTTGTTATTAAGGCTCTAAGTTTTTTACATTCCTATGTAGGGTAGAAAGTCTTGCTTACTTATTTCTCCACTAAGTAAGAGAATGGGGGTTGGTCAGTAAGAAACTCCTCAATCAAGATAAATGAGACCTTTCATGGAAGTCTTAGTTGGACTATACACCGCTACATACTTTACGTCAATCTAGATGATAACAAGGCTTTTCTTCCTCATGAAGAAGGTGTAGAGACCTAGCTTTTCTCTGTGTTAAAATGTAATGCTATACTTTACCCTTGTTTTTGATAAGCCAAAGGGGGGaagagtttgttttattgaaactggtgcagaaaacaatatatatgtcatcatcaaaaaggggagAATCGA
Proteins encoded in this window:
- the LOC101251156 gene encoding high mobility group B protein 10 isoform X5 — translated: MARGEVTFKRRHHDDKRIPLVAGTPLDLHRLFVEVTSRGGIEKVIRERKWGEVKGIFRFPSSVTNASFVLRKHYLSMLYHFEQVYYFRKEEPSISVSDPTSRNVSGSATEHANDDSAATDQSSVSYNLEDGNSLVGTIDAKFDYGYVISVNLGSENLNGVLYHIPALPNQFQKVNTLATPSQRIRKRQLALKDPSRPKPNRSGYNFFFAEHYATLKPSYQGQERAISKRIGILWSRLTEAEKQVYQEKGARDKERYRAEMLEYQTSNVQPS
- the LOC101251156 gene encoding high mobility group B protein 10 isoform X3 — translated: MSNNPPPSSQLPPPLPLPLLGYPGGTLSYPKPEAEYHEIVQNSQLFWNKLQKFSASLQTKFQIPLVAGTPLDLHRLFVEVTSRGGIEKVIRERKWGEVKGIFRFPSSVTNASFVLRKHYLSMLYHFEQVYYFRKEEPSISVSDPTSRNVSGSATEHANDDSAATDQSSVSYNLEDGNSLVGTIDAKFDYGYVISVNLGSENLNGVLYHIPALPNQFQKVNTLATPSQRIRKRQLALKDPSRPKPNRSGYNFFFAEHYATLKPSYQGQERAISKRIGILWSRLTEAEKQVYQEKGARDKERYRAEMLEYQTSNVQPS
- the LOC101251156 gene encoding high mobility group B protein 10 isoform X4, whose protein sequence is MLPPPLPLPLLGYPGGTLSYPKPEAEYHEIVQNSQLFWNKLQKFSASLQTKFQIPLVAGTPLDLHRLFVEVTSRGGIEKVIRERKWGEVKGIFRFPSSVTNASFVLRKHYLSMLYHFEQVYYFRKEEPSISVSDPTSRNVSGSATEHANDDSAATDQSSVSYNLEDGNSLVGTIDAKFDYGYVISVNLGSENLNGVLYHIPALPNQFQKVNTLATPSQRIRKRQLALKDPSRPKPNRSGYNFFFAEHYATLKPSYQGQERAISKRIGILWSRLTEAEKQVYQEKGARDKERYRAEMLEYQTSNVQPS